A genome region from Prinia subflava isolate CZ2003 ecotype Zambia chromosome 12, Cam_Psub_1.2, whole genome shotgun sequence includes the following:
- the LOC134556733 gene encoding protein SCO1 homolog, mitochondrial has translation MAGAAGLWRLRARAGLWALPGPAVRGRAVLPALRSRPLSQLPPGRGPRAGPQRRLLSWRSLAATVVLGGGLLAGMKVMKRRKEEELEKERNRGIGKPLLGGPFSLVSHEGQPRTNKDYIGQWVLIYFGFTHCPDICPDELEKMIAVVDEIDRIPSLPNLTPLFITIDPERDNQEAIARYVKEFSPKLVGLTGSKAQIDQVAKAYRVYYSEGPKDEDNDYIVDHTIIMYLLGPDGDFVDYYGQNKKPAEISASIAAHMRKYRS, from the exons AtggcgggggcggcggggctgtGGCGGCTGCGGGCCCGCGCGGGGCTGTGGGCGCTGCCGGGCCCggccgtgcggggccgggcGGTGCTGCCCGCTCTCCGCAGCCGCCCCCTGTCGCAGCTGCCGCCGGGCCGCGGGCCGCGGGCGGGCCCCCAGAGGCGG CTCCTGTCGTGGCGGTCGCTGGCGGCCACCGTGGTGCTGGGCGGGGGCCTGCTGGCCGGCATGAAGGTGATGAAGCGGCGCAAGGAGGAGG agctggagaaggaacGGAACCGAGGCATTGGGAAGCCGCTGCTGGGAGGGCCCTTCTCGCTGGTGAGCCATGAGGGACAGCCCAGGACCAACAAGGACTACATTGGCCAGTGGGTGCTGATCTACTTTGGCTTCACTCACTGCCCTGACATCTGTCCTGATGAGCTGGAGAAAATGATTGCAGTGGTAGACGAAATTG ATCGAATTCCATCTTTGCCTAATCTGACCCCACTCTTCATCACCATCGATCCTGAGAGGGACAACCAAGAAGCCATTGCCAGATATGTTAAAG AATTTTCTCCGAAGCTGGTGGGGCTGACTGGCAGCAAGGCACAGATTGACCAAGTGGCTAAAGCATACCGTGTGTACTACAGTGAAGGGCCCAAGGATGAGGACAACGATTACATA GTGGATCACACAATCATTATGTACCTCCTCGGCCCTGATGGTGACTTTGTGGACTACTATGGCCAGAATAAGAAGCCCGCTGAGATTTCGGCTTCTATTGCTGCACACATGAGAAAATACAGATCCTAG
- the ADPRM gene encoding manganese-dependent ADP-ribose/CDP-alcohol diphosphatase → MQAAPRVAFGVIADIQFADAEDGHDFAGCRRRYYRHSLRLLREAVRAWAGESPPVDFVLQLGDSIDGQNARRGEAESALQQVLEVLGQLPVPVHHAWGNHELYNFSRARLVHTGLYSRPAGGSDGPPDRECHAYHCSPAPRLRLVVLDTYDVSTLGADPGSPRYQESLRVLREKNPNDDLNSPEGLKEPHFVAFNGGFSQAQLDWFDEVLKFSDENQEKVIVAAHVPIHPSASNGVCLAWNYEAALAVVHAHGCVVCVLAGHLHDGAYCRDTHGVHHLTLEGVIETPPDSNAFGTVHVYEDKMVLKGRGRIPDRVMHF, encoded by the exons ATGCAGGCGGCGCCGCGCGTCGCCTTCGGGGTCATCGCTGACATCCAGTTCGCGGACGCGGAGGACGGGCACGACTTCGCCGGCTGCCGGCGGCGCTACTACCGGCACAGCCTGCGCTTGCTGCGGGAGGCGGTGCGGGCGTGGGCCGGAGAGAGCCCGCCGGTAGACTTCGTGCTGCAGCTGGGCGATAGCATCGACGGGCAGAACGCCCGGCGGGGCGAGGCCGAGAGCGCCTtgcagcaggtgctggaggTCCTGGGGCAGCTCCCGGTGCCGGTGCACCACGCGTGGGGCAACCACGAGCTCTACAACTTCAGCCGGGCCCGGCTGGTGCACACCGGGCTGTACAGCCGCCCCGCGGGCGGCTCGGACGGGCCCCCGGACAGGGAGTGCCACGCTTACCACtgcagcccggccccgcggctccGCCTCGTCGTGCTCGACACCTACGACGTGAGCACCCTGGGCGCGGACCCCGGCAGCCCCCGCTACCAGGAGTCCCTGCGGGTGCTGCGGGAGAAGAACCCCAACGATGACCTCAACAGCCCCGAAG GGCTCAAAGAACCTCATTTTGTGGCATTTAATGGAGGATTTAGCCAAGCCCAGCTGGACTGGTTCGATGAAGTCCTCAAGTTCTCTgatgaaaaccaagaaaaagtCATAGTTGCAG ctcatGTGCCCATTCATCCCAGCGCTTCCAACGGGGTGTGCCTGGCCTGGAACTACGAGGCGGCGCTGGCGGTGGTGCACGCGCACGGGTGCGTGGTGTGCGTGCTCGCGGGGCACCTGCACGACGGCGCCTACTGCCGCGACACGCACGGCGTGCACCACCTCACCCTGGAGGGCGTCATCGAGACGCCCCCGGACAGCAACGCCTTCGGGACTGTTCACGTCTATGAAGATAAAATGGTActgaagggaaggggaaggattCCCGACAGAGTTATGCATTTCTGA
- the TMEM220 gene encoding transmembrane protein 220 isoform X2, with protein sequence MCRDNFHCPRLLQGPSNLALGTSRDPGTATASVGSLCQGLTCLAVLPRCPCLPGGPATGIGAGIEIGAGTGSGPGPGRLLSLCPASRPAPAMAARLWRLCNLLMAAFFGLAAAVQVNDPDAGLWTVVYLVPAALTLLVSINPSITDNGVWRSLCDLHSVGCVVGTIVLACSLFAYAQGNIFHEEEGRELFGLVIITIWMSLCRSSAKSPLGGVRLVAAVVVALFPFLSWLYIYMNKDMRESWPTHCKTVI encoded by the exons atgtgcagggacaacttccactgtcccaggctgctccaaggcccgtccaacctggccttgggcacttccagggatccagggacagccacagcttcagtgggcagcctgtgccaggggctcacCTGCCTCGCAGTATTGCCGCGCTGCCCGTGCCTCCCGGGCGGCCCCGCCACCGGGATCGGGGCCGGGATCGAGATCGGCGCTGGGACGGGatcggggccggggccgggccgcctcctgtccctgtgtcccgcctcccggcccgccccggccaTGGCGGCGCGGCTGTGGCGGCTCTGCAATCTCCTCATGGCCGCCTTCTTCGGTCTGGCGGCCGCCGTGCAG gtgaacGACCCCGACGCGGGGCTGTGGACG GTTGTCTACTTAGTGCCAGCTGCCCTCACACTGCTTGTCAGCATCAACCCTTCAATAACAG ACAATGGTGTTTGGAGGAGCCTCTGTGACCTTCATTCTGTTGGCTGTGTTGTTGGGACCATTGTCTTGGCGTGCTCTTTGTTTGCTTACGCTcaaggaaacatttttcatgAAGAGGAAGGCAG AGAGTTGTTTGGTCTGGTGATTATTACAATATGGATGAGTCTTTGTCGCAGTTCAGCAAA GAGTCCTCTGGGAGGAGTTCGCTTGGTTGCTGCAGTGGTTGTTGccctcttcccctttctttcGTGGCTGTACATTTATATGAACAAAGACATGCGAGAGTCTTGGCCAACACACTGCAAAACAGTGATTTAA
- the TMEM220 gene encoding transmembrane protein 220 isoform X1, which produces MCRDNFHCPRLLQGPSNLALGTSRDPGTATASVGSLCQGLTCLAVLPRCPCLPGGPATGIGAGIEIGAGTGSGPGPGRLLSLCPASRPAPAMAARLWRLCNLLMAAFFGLAAAVQVNDPDAGLWTVSTGRPSLPLRHLLPRRSRRPQPRSAYARPIRDRRRERPGFQLKSGQTPGKRCLLQRRLESDRAFRICLISPQICPCPCRASLSCAEHPEPLPPLVPGAPQCPWPCAPAGAALRRSAGPARAAGSDPAAVPRAHGDSVCATGAAGWAAAVPCEPP; this is translated from the exons atgtgcagggacaacttccactgtcccaggctgctccaaggcccgtccaacctggccttgggcacttccagggatccagggacagccacagcttcagtgggcagcctgtgccaggggctcacCTGCCTCGCAGTATTGCCGCGCTGCCCGTGCCTCCCGGGCGGCCCCGCCACCGGGATCGGGGCCGGGATCGAGATCGGCGCTGGGACGGGatcggggccggggccgggccgcctcctgtccctgtgtcccgcctcccggcccgccccggccaTGGCGGCGCGGCTGTGGCGGCTCTGCAATCTCCTCATGGCCGCCTTCTTCGGTCTGGCGGCCGCCGTGCAG gtgaacGACCCCGACGCGGGGCTGTGGACGGTGAGTACGGGccgcccttcccttccccttcgGCACCTCCTGCCCCGGAGGTCCCggcggccccagccccgctccgctTACGCCCGTCCGATCCGGGACCGCCGGAGGGAGCGTCCCGGCTTCCAGCTGAAGAGCGGGCAGACACCGGGAAAACGATGTCTACTGCAGCGACGGCTGGAATCCGACCGTGCTTTCAGGATCTGCCTTATTTCACCCCAGATCTGCCCTTGCCCCTGCAGGGCATCGCTTTCCTGTGCAGAGCACCCCGAGCCGCTGCCGCCCCTGGTGCCCGGCGCCCCTCAGTGCCCGTGGCCCTGTGCCCCCGCGGGAGCCGCCCTCCGCCGCTCGGCTGGGCCTGCAAGGGCAGCGGGCAGCGACCCCGCTGCTGTGCCCCGGGCACACGGGGACAGCGTGTGTGCGACAGGAGCCGCTGGCTGGGCAGCGGCTGTGCCCTGCGAGCCTCCCTGA